In Iodobacter fluviatilis, one DNA window encodes the following:
- the ltrA gene encoding group II intron reverse transcriptase/maturase produces the protein MTKPYDIPKALIWGAFQRVKANGGAAGVDQESIAQFESNLSDNLYKLWNRLGSGSYFPPAVKGVAIPKKSGGVRMLGIPTVADRVAQTAAKLLLEPELDPLFHPNSYGYRPGRSAHDAIALVRRRNWEYDWVLEFDIKGLFDNIDHDLLLRALKKHCKTPWILLYVERWLKAPMQTADGQILARTRGTPQGGVVSPLLANLFLHYAFDVWVKQHLRSVRICRYADDGVVHCKSLAQAQFALDKIGERFRQCGLELHPEKTKIVYCQDINRQQAFDCVQFTFLGYTFRPRKAVDKYGRVYVNFSPAVSRDALKAMRQTIRGWHLQLKCDCKLDDLSAMFNTVLRGWQRYYGRFYASAMSAIWKHMNSYLVRWLMRKYKHLARHKTRAWRALGRLAQAFPNAFVHWEMGFVPKAG, from the coding sequence ATGACCAAGCCTTATGACATTCCCAAAGCGTTAATCTGGGGAGCTTTTCAACGTGTAAAAGCCAACGGCGGAGCCGCTGGCGTCGATCAGGAGTCGATTGCACAATTTGAGTCTAACTTGAGTGACAACCTGTATAAACTTTGGAATCGGCTTGGTTCGGGTAGTTATTTCCCGCCGGCAGTCAAAGGTGTTGCGATTCCCAAGAAATCAGGGGGAGTACGCATGCTGGGTATACCGACGGTGGCAGACCGGGTGGCGCAAACTGCGGCCAAGCTTTTGCTTGAGCCAGAGCTTGATCCACTATTTCACCCCAATTCCTATGGTTATCGTCCCGGGCGCTCAGCGCACGATGCGATTGCCTTGGTAAGGCGGCGAAATTGGGAGTACGACTGGGTTCTGGAGTTCGATATAAAAGGGCTTTTCGATAACATCGACCATGATTTACTCCTGCGTGCGCTTAAGAAGCACTGTAAAACGCCATGGATTTTACTGTATGTCGAGCGTTGGCTTAAAGCGCCGATGCAAACTGCAGACGGTCAAATTCTGGCGCGAACACGCGGTACACCGCAAGGTGGCGTAGTCAGTCCGCTGCTGGCCAACTTATTTTTGCATTACGCCTTTGATGTGTGGGTTAAACAGCATCTGCGCAGCGTACGGATTTGTCGTTACGCTGACGATGGCGTGGTGCATTGTAAGAGTTTGGCGCAAGCACAATTTGCGCTTGACAAGATTGGTGAGCGATTTCGACAGTGTGGGCTTGAATTACATCCAGAGAAAACCAAGATCGTTTACTGTCAGGATATTAATCGGCAGCAAGCGTTCGACTGCGTGCAGTTTACGTTTCTGGGTTATACGTTTCGACCGCGTAAGGCGGTGGATAAGTATGGCCGAGTTTATGTGAATTTCTCACCGGCAGTCAGTCGTGATGCTCTCAAAGCAATGCGACAGACGATACGGGGATGGCACTTGCAATTGAAATGTGATTGCAAACTCGACGACCTGTCGGCGATGTTTAACACAGTGTTGCGTGGCTGGCAGCGTTATTATGGTCGGTTTTATGCCTCGGCGATGTCGGCCATTTGGAAGCACATGAATAGCTATCTGGTGCGCTGGTTGATGCGCAAGTACAAGCATCTTGCCCGGCATAAAACTCGAGCATGGCGTGCACTTGGCCGACTTGCGCAGGCGTTTCCTAACGCATTTGTACATTGGGAAATGGGATTTGTGCCGAAGGCTGGATGA